From Deltaproteobacteria bacterium, one genomic window encodes:
- a CDS encoding methylenetetrahydrofolate reductase — MGRFSEKFGRGGFTTSVELTIPRGPDLTKTYAECEQYLARFDALNLTDSPMARLKINPGMAAHLIQQKFGCETIINFSCRDRNLIAIQSDLFGDDALGVRNLLLVTGDPPKIGDFPKAKAVFEFNSVKLAAAISRLNRGEDFEGGKINRATSFRIGVTVNPAAPKLEAEMEQLHRKLEAGGQFVISQPVYSVKAMERFLKALEPVNAPVILGILPLKSWKFAAYMGENVPEISVAAETLERLKKAGSPEAESRVGLEVVCEIAKPHLKRFRGVHVMPLGRVANATGVLDRLGL; from the coding sequence ATGGGCAGGTTCAGCGAGAAGTTCGGCCGGGGCGGGTTCACCACCTCGGTAGAGCTGACGATTCCGCGGGGCCCCGACCTCACGAAGACGTACGCCGAGTGCGAGCAGTATCTTGCCCGTTTTGATGCCCTGAACCTCACCGATTCGCCCATGGCCCGGCTCAAGATCAATCCGGGCATGGCGGCACACCTCATCCAGCAGAAGTTCGGCTGCGAGACGATCATCAACTTCTCCTGCCGTGACCGGAACCTCATCGCCATCCAGTCGGACCTGTTCGGGGACGATGCGCTGGGAGTCCGCAACCTCCTCCTGGTGACCGGCGATCCGCCGAAGATCGGCGATTTCCCGAAGGCGAAGGCGGTGTTCGAGTTCAACTCGGTGAAGCTCGCCGCCGCCATCTCGCGGCTCAACCGGGGCGAGGATTTCGAAGGCGGGAAGATCAACCGGGCGACGAGCTTCCGGATCGGCGTCACGGTGAACCCGGCCGCGCCGAAGCTGGAGGCGGAGATGGAGCAGCTCCACCGCAAGCTGGAAGCGGGCGGCCAGTTCGTCATCTCCCAGCCCGTCTATTCGGTGAAGGCGATGGAGCGGTTCCTGAAGGCACTGGAGCCGGTAAACGCGCCGGTCATCCTCGGCATCCTGCCGCTCAAGTCCTGGAAGTTCGCCGCCTACATGGGCGAAAACGTGCCGGAGATTTCCGTCGCCGCCGAAACGCTGGAACGGCTGAAAAAGGCCGGTTCACCGGAGGCCGAGTCCCGCGTGGGACTCGAAGTGGTCTGCGAGATCGCCAAGCCTCATTTGAAGCGGTTCCGCGGCGTTCATGTCATGCCGCTCGGCCGCGTGGCGAACGCCACCGGCGTTCTGGACCGGCTCGGACTCTAG
- a CDS encoding inositol-3-phosphate synthase, whose amino-acid sequence MAKATAARKTARSAAPRTPNTVNLGKLTRTASDEKKKLGKLAILLVGCNGAIATTVQVGIELFKRGLADADDKHGMLSQTGTIRIGARDNFAKINDIVSVADFGDMVVGGWDINRMDAYEAARYAKVLDPALVDQVKGALKGRKPMPGYFENAYVKNLKADIQIKAKNKMKAAEQIMKDIQTFMKKNRCDRAVVVYVGSTERYHEVKPVHQTLAAFEKGLVKNSPDIAPSQVYIYAAFRLGVPHHNFSPSQGAEIPALRELARKNNVPFSGNDGKTGQTWMKSVIMPGFKGKELKIMGWASNNWIGNKDGLVLDEPGSFQTKKKSKSNQAANILGYEIEQPVLISYYKIAGDDKHALDRVDFQGFLGYPMIIDFSFFCRDSILAAPMVIDLARFLDWARRKGMGSVQEWLGLYSKSPQPVAEGVPVQHDFFVQREKFENTIRELVGAPIITHLGDEYWQRGS is encoded by the coding sequence ATGGCCAAGGCCACCGCCGCGCGCAAGACAGCCCGTTCGGCAGCACCCCGCACCCCCAACACCGTCAACCTCGGCAAACTGACGCGCACGGCCAGCGACGAGAAGAAAAAGCTCGGCAAGCTGGCCATCCTGCTGGTGGGCTGCAACGGGGCCATCGCCACGACCGTGCAGGTGGGGATCGAGCTGTTCAAGCGCGGACTGGCGGACGCCGATGACAAGCACGGCATGCTGTCGCAGACCGGCACCATCCGTATCGGCGCACGCGACAACTTCGCGAAGATCAACGACATCGTGAGCGTTGCCGATTTCGGCGACATGGTGGTGGGTGGCTGGGATATCAACCGGATGGACGCCTATGAGGCGGCCCGCTACGCCAAGGTGCTCGATCCGGCGCTGGTGGACCAGGTGAAGGGTGCGCTCAAGGGCCGCAAGCCGATGCCGGGCTACTTCGAGAACGCCTATGTGAAGAACCTGAAGGCCGACATCCAGATCAAGGCGAAGAACAAGATGAAGGCGGCCGAGCAGATCATGAAGGACATCCAGACCTTCATGAAGAAGAACCGCTGCGACCGCGCCGTCGTGGTCTATGTCGGATCGACCGAGCGGTACCACGAGGTAAAGCCGGTGCACCAGACGCTGGCCGCGTTCGAGAAGGGACTGGTGAAGAACTCGCCCGACATCGCCCCCTCGCAGGTTTACATCTACGCCGCGTTCCGGCTGGGCGTGCCGCACCACAACTTCTCGCCGTCACAGGGCGCCGAGATTCCGGCCCTGCGCGAGCTCGCCCGCAAGAACAACGTTCCGTTCAGCGGCAACGACGGCAAGACGGGCCAGACCTGGATGAAGTCGGTCATCATGCCGGGTTTCAAGGGCAAGGAACTGAAGATCATGGGCTGGGCCAGCAACAACTGGATCGGCAACAAGGACGGCCTGGTGCTCGACGAGCCCGGCTCCTTCCAGACGAAGAAGAAGTCCAAGTCGAACCAGGCGGCCAACATCCTGGGCTACGAGATCGAGCAGCCGGTTCTCATCAGCTATTACAAGATCGCCGGCGACGACAAGCACGCGCTGGACCGCGTCGATTTCCAGGGGTTCCTCGGATACCCGATGATCATCGACTTCTCGTTCTTCTGCCGCGACTCGATCCTCGCCGCGCCGATGGTGATCGACCTCGCCCGGTTCCTCGACTGGGCCCGCCGCAAGGGAATGGGGAGTGTCCAGGAATGGCTCGGCCTCTACTCCAAGAGCCCGCAGCCGGTGGCCGAGGGTGTGCCGGTCCAGCACGACTTCTTCGTGCAGCGCGAGAAGTTCGAGAACACCATCCGTGAACTGGTCGGCGCGCCGATCATCACCCACCTGGGCGACGAATACTGGCAGCGCGGGAGCTGA